CCTGATATGCAGCTTTGCCAAGGTGTTCCTCTCGGCAGACTCCGTATTACACAGTGCAGGGCCCTTGACCCAGTCGTTGAATTCCGTATACGGGATAATCTCGAGAACTTGAAGCCAGCTGAATCAGGCTAGGAAAAGAGAACTCAGGAATATAAGCTGAACGAGTTTGGTTAGCTCATAACAGAGAAGGTTAGGGGAAGGCAGTAAATATTTCCTGGAGTTTAAAGGGTAAAAGGAAGCAAGTGAGGTCATGGTAAAACTATTACCTAATACTGGCCAAAGAGAATGGTCTTCAGATTCTGCAAAGGACAGACTCCAGACGACTGAGGCAATATTAAATCCCTGGTTGGATAAGGAGATAAAGAGCACTACTGAAGTGTTCTAAATGTGTTCAAATCTCTCTCTTAGCCCTAGTGAATTTCTTGGGGCGTCAGGGGGCGGTGACTGCTGGGTACTTGGCAAGGGAAGGGGTACCTTAAAGGAGCAGCATAGGTTTTTGGTGATTCCCCTGCTTACCACAAGGGGAAAATCCCTTACAGGCTGGTTTGCAAAATATCATTTGCTATTTAGTCAAGAGTGCCAAGAAAACTGTTGGAATTCTTAGTAATTAGTTCAGCAACTTGGCTTGAATACAAAATCCTGGCTCTGAAGGGATCCCCATATCAGCTGCAGTGCCAAAAAAAATACCTCACTTTAATCTCGACTCTCAGAGAATTCCCAGCGGCAAGCTGCTGAGATGACACCTTTCTACAAAGGCTCTGGAAAAAGAAGGTGCCCCAGATATTACCCAATTCAAATGTCTTAGGAAGGGACATACTGAGTGTCTTAGAGCTTGTTTCCCTCTGTACTCCCAGACATATGACATGGAGCACACTTTCTACAGCAATGGAGAGAAGAAGAAGATTTACATGGAAATTGATCCCGTGACCAGAACCGAAATATTCAGAAGCGGAAATGGCACTGATGAAACATTGGAAGTACatgactttaaaaatgtaagttgGATATTTCCCCCCTCAGGCTTCCCACAGAATATTAGAACATTTGAGTCAAGTCAAAAATAGCCTGTAGCCTCCATTTAATTGATAAGACAAAGCTCTCCCTTTGAATTCAAATTTTGCCAGCCTGGGGCCCAGACAGATCATGAAACTCATTAATTGTGGCTCTTTcaggaagttgttttttttttttttttttttggtctgttttataGGGATACACTGGCATCTACTTTGTAGGTCTTCAAAAATGCTTCATCAAAACTCAGATTAAAGTGATTCCTGAATTTTCTGAACCAGAGGAAGAAATAGATGAGGTATGTAAGAGTAATAATAGTGGCGGTAAAAGCTATCATTTTATTGGGTGCTAACTGTGTATCAGACATTGTACTAAATATTTTACTCTCACTTGATTCTCACTACGACCCTCTAGATAGGTtctattatcatcctcattttcagaaagtgacttgcccaaggttacacagctggtGAAGAGCAGATTGGGGTCTTGAACTCAGGCCTTTCAAAAAACTAAAGTTCATGCTTTTTAGTGCAACACTAGACTTTTAGACTTGGGTATCCATTAACAGTATGTCCATTTGCTTCTAGTCTAGTAAAAGGGGTGAGCCAGAGGAACAAAATCAATCCTGCCTAAGATAAAGTCCTCAAAAAAGTCCCAAGGCCACCTGGGATCCTTACCACTTTTGTCACACTGTGACATTCacctattttaaacatttcagttCCTTCACCGTACCATTTTATGCTGGGCTGCTAACGGAGTAATCCACCTTTAACCTCACTAGGACAGGCAAAAGCAAAGAAGGTGAGAAGCACAGTGTAATACAAATTCTCTGGAAACACACTGCTGGGCCAGGATGGGGTAACCTAGGGGACCAGAGCAATCGCACATGGCCCCTGAAGGCCTAGTGGGAGGTGGGAGATGACTGCCTAAAGTAAGCTATCAGTAAAgcccttttaatattttccctgataTTCTGTCTGTAATTATGGTGTGTTGTTCTCAGTGGGGGAAAAGGGAGAACCTTGGCTAAGGCCATATTACGACTGCATACCCCGACTGTAGCCAGGAAGAGACAAATGTTGGATGGTTTTGTTTGTGTTAGTGTTAACTGGCAAATCTAAAATGAGATTATGTCAATGCCCCAGTGACTTCTCTATATATTACAAatacctctttcttttttttttctctctccccacttctttttcacttttctcctTCCCAACTCTCTCCTTCTTAATTCTTATCCACTCATTtagctttttcttttacttttcttattttttggggggtggtattgggagcacttttttcttttccttacctGAATCACAGGCTTGTCACTGGCTCCCACAGACATGCCATTAGTATCTTCATGGCCAGAGAAGTTATAGACCTTTGTTACTAAGATTTCTAAGAAAAAGAAGATTTCACCCAAAGGTGATGCTCTGCCCCCAAGGTCTATGGCAGTGAAAAGttttggagatttttcttttccccaaaattCAGCCTAAGTTGGATGCATCTGAGGaacagaacgagttgcaggatattAGGGATTACTATCAGAGGCAAGAGTAAGATGAAAGGAGAATCAATAGGCTAAAAAGCTATTCTATCCAATACCCTGTGCTGCTTCttacagaaaataatataatcattTGAGTAGGGCCAGCCAGCAATGACATCCCAAACTGACACAGcaggatttattttttctgaagaaGTTAAAGGCAACGGCCCATAATGTCTCATTTTGGCCCTAACTTATTCTTCAGTTAATTTTGGCAGATCGTCGAAATAACACAAGTATTCATCTCATGAGAGTGAGATTGCTTTCTCCTCAAGAAAATCCTATTTTTTATATTCAGGCTACAGATTTTTTCTTTACGAGAGAAATTTGTGGTCCTGAATGACAAAAAGCCTCTTATTCTGTACTTCTCTCTCCACTGTATCCATGATTTGTGCATGTTAAACATGCAGAGCAAGTATATAAATAGCCCTGATTTTGCTAACAAAGCGAGTCCGCGTACCAACCTCATTTCATATAGTCCCTTTCAATGCATCCCAAGGTCTTTACAGACTCAAGGACAAAGGAGCTAAAACTGGAGAGTTTTAAATGACTAGGAGAAAAATTATACAAAGCCATATTtcaagaacaaataaaaacactgaaatcaTAAAgctagaaagaaacaaaagagagaaggaagagcctTATTAagactcaggaaaaaaatgtcaaagcCCAAGAGACAAATGAGTAAGAGCTAGGTATACAAGACAACAGCTTCCAacactagaaacagaagagaaggcaGTGTTCTTGACAGTATAAGAAAGACTACCTAAACAAAAAACTCTCTGTGAGACAAACTCTAAGCATCTAGAATGAAAGGACTAAAGTAAAAGTAAAGTAAGGCCGGTGAAGTCACAAGGAAGggacatgattttaaaatacacagggaactatattcaatagcttgtaataacctgtaacgaaaaagaatatgaaaaagaatatatatgtataactgaatcactgtgctgtacaccagaagctaacataaccttgtaaatcaactatacttcaataaaaaattgattaattaaaaataaagaaataaataaaagacatcttTTATACTACAACTATACCATTAACAGTCAGTCTTGCAAAAACCAAAGCATTAAATTCAGTCGCAATTTAACTGATTTCACCAATTTAGATTATAGGAGTTTTTCCCAGCTTGAGATCAAATTTAGCTTGCAACCCTTAGTCATAAGCCTAAAACAAGGCAGGCACTCACAACATCcatttgaaaagaaggaaacaaacgTAAatcactcagggttccagaagcTCAAATCAAAACATACATGGCCCAGTGGGAGGCCCAGAAAATGATGGCGAGCAATCCTGACTTAAGTGAAAGGGTAACAGAGAAGACTCCTGTTTCAGTGAGCAGCCTTACTTTAGACCCGAGAGGGAGGGACCAGTTGTTACCTCTCCCAGGGGCGCCTGCTGTATGCAAGGTACGGAGCTAGTTCACTGGCAGCCCTGGGACTGGAATTTTTATTCAGATTCAAAATATGGTGTTCCCCAGTGTCCCATAATGTCTCACTCATTGTATTAATGTCTCTGCCTATCTTCACCCTGAACCACTTTCTTCTCTCAGAATGAAGAAATTACCACAACTTTCTTTGAACAGTCAGTGATTTGGGTCCCAGCAGAAAAGCCTATTGAAAACCGAGACTTtcttaaaaattccaaaattctGGAGATTTGTGATAATGTGACCATGTATTGGATCAATCCCACTCTAATAGCAGGTatggcctcctcctcttcctcctcctcctcctcttctttctcctctgctttccaAAGTCTGTAACAGGTTAATGTTCCCAGTATTCAGAGACTACGTTTCTAGGAAAACAAATGGTCAGCTTATATCTTCTTAGATGAAACTGTATATGCTGACTGCCAGTGAGGAGGGAATTTTTCACAGCCAAGTTGTAAATGAGATAAATTAATGCTGACAGGCTTTTAAATATCCCAGCAAAGGTAACGCCACCCTAATGTGAGTAGTGATAGCAAAAAGCTAATCTGTCTCTCTTTGCACATCTATATTCATTGCAGTCGGGCTACCAGACTATTACTCAAACCACTGTGTGCCCAACccaagaagggaggaaagaagagccAACAGTGATGCTCTGTTGTCTCAAGAAGGGTGCTCTATGTCAAATGGTGGCGTTCTCCCCAGAAGATAGGACAGTCACTGCAATACAAATTTCTTCATGGCTGTTTTAGGAATCACTATAAAAGTAATTGAGGGCTAACGGTGCAGAGTAGAAGAGTTCAGCTCTCAACTTCCAGCCAGCCCATAGAGGGGGCAAAAGTCCCTGGACATCTTATTTTGCCCAGCTAGCACAGAATTTGGCCTCCCTCATTCTGGATAGCATAGATTACTCTATTACTCAAGAGAGACCACTCTAATCAATGAGGATGTCTATTGGTGCTCtttgcccttaaaaaaaaaaggcaaccaaATGCAGTGTGGTATCCTGGATTGGGTACTATGACTTCTGCCTGAGCATCCTTCTTCTAAAGGACATTACTGGAAATAATGATGAAATCTGAATCAAGTCTGTAGTTTAGTTAATTATACTGTACCAATactaatttcttagttttgatcaTTGTACCATGGTtgtgtaagatgttaacattaggtgAAACTAGCTGAAAGGTATACAGAAATCCTGTACTCTctttgcaactcttctgtaaatctaaGCTTATTTctaaatacaaagtttttttaaaaattaagacaggaaagagaagggaggagggaggaggacaaAGGGCACTGAATCAAATCAGGCAACCAACAAATATGTACTGGGCACCTACCATGGGTAAAATCACTGTGGGAGACACGGAAGTCCCCTGTCCTCAGGTTTTAATTTAGTATGCTAAGGCAAAGCAGTAAGTGATGCCAAATGAGCAAGGACGTCTGTGTACATGGGAATGGTCAGATTTGTTTTGGAAGATCTCCTTAAAATAACAGctgcagaagcttcaaaaagTGGTTCAGGCATGCCTAAACGAGGGCTGTGAGAAGACAATGAAAATCTCTATCCCTCAATGCTTGTCCCTCAAGCAAAGCAGTGGCATcacaattttgtatttattaccTTAGTTTCAGAGTTACAAGACTTTGAGGAGGATGGTGAAGACCTCCATTTTCCTACCAATGAAAAAAAAGGCATTGAACAAAATGAGCAGTGGGTGGTCCCTCAAGTGAAGGCGGAGAAGACCCGTCACGCCAGACAAGCAAGTGAGGAAGACCTCCCGATCAATGACTATGTGAGTTATGTTCACGCTATTCTAGTTAGAGGAAAACCAAAGAGCCCGCATAAAACTCCCTACCTCTTAGATCAAAGTCATTGAAAGAAGAATGTTCattgttttaacaaaaaaaaagtattttaagaaatttggAATCCTTAGAAGGCTCATTCAAAATCAACCTTGATCTCTATTGATGTATCTCCAAGATCAGGCTCGGGAACTGAATTTCTCACCAGTCCCAATTCCATATAGTCTTACGGTCCTCCCCGGCTTGGTGGACCTTTTCCTAGTGAACCTTCCCTTCCAACACTGGCTTCTTCTTCTTTCAGACCGAAAATGGCATAGAATTCGACCCCATGCTGGATGAGAGAGGTTATTGTTGTATTTACTGCCGTCGAGGCAACCGCTACTGCCGCCGCGTCTGTGAACCTTTACTAGGTTACTACCCGTATCCATACTGCTACCAGGGAGGGCGGGTTATCTGTCGTGTCATCATGCCTTGCAACTGGTGGGTGGCTCGCATGCTGGGGCGGGTTTAACAGCAAGTTTGAGCTTGAGTGCTTAAACTTCTGGCAGCCAACATATAATAAATGCATGCTATTCAATGAATTTCTGCCTATGAGGCATTTGGCTCCTCGTAGCCAGTACTCCGGAATTACTTGTAGGTAATTCTTCTCTTCATGTTCTAATAAACTTCTACATCATCATCAATGGCCTGATTGCTGCTGAGCACACTGGGTAAGTGTTTGCTGAGAATATTTCCTGCAGCTGAAATGAAGCAGATCTATCTCACATGGAGGACGACTATGAAAAGTTGCATTTCATCAGGCTTGGGGAGTAGGAAAGGGCAAAGCATAAGGATTCTCAAATACCGTATTCTCTAGGCTGTATTGAGAAAGTGGAAATAGGGGCTGCTGCTAAAATGTCCCCATAAGTGATGCGTAAAAACTTGTCCTTTTGTGCAGAGCCCCAGTGTTTAATTATCTGAGAGACATATTGTGGACTTGCTTAAGCCACTAGACAGGCAGTGAGTCACAGCAGGCCAACACTAAAATATTCCAAGTGCTCAGACTCAGCAAAGGAGAAAGCTAACCCAGCAAAAAGGGGCCCAGACTCCCCTCCTGTGAACAAGAACTCAACTTTGGACAAAATCAACACTTCATAACCTTTAGGTATGACTTCTCTTTAGAGCAATGCCTAGTTACATAACACTCCAAGGCATTGTCTGGAAAATGGGGACCTATAAATATCATTCACAGAAACAGGTATTACAGGACATCACTGAGGAGTCAAATGGGATTTTTTGCCTCCAAAATGACGAGAAACTAGCAGTATGTCacttttttaaaggaaggatAAGGTCTCGTTTCCGATCACCTGATACTTCGCTTGGGAATGGGGAAACGAGCAAAGGGGTGAGGGAGGAAAAGAAGTAGTCAGAGGGGAATGTTGAAATTGGAGTCCCAGCCAGTTGTAGTTTCAAAATTCCTGTTCTACCCATCTGTCACGCCTTCTAGTTTCACTTGCAGGTAGCCCCTTCATTGCTCCACTTCAAAGTTACTATGTCATGAAAATGTCTGTCTGGCACTTTCCATTTTCAAAGAGTACAATCTTCATCAAGATGCCTGTGGGCAAGAAGTCATTTTCCCCCATTTAACACTTGAGGAAGCAAATAGAAGCAGCTTTGCCCAAGGCTGAGTTAAGATTAGCCAGTCATTAATTGATAATTAGTATACATGCTGCACTTGGATTACCAATTTTCACAGAATGAGAGCACAATGAAACAGATCTAACAATGCACcatcactgaaaatattttctttttcattaatgatTTAGAAGACATTTGAGAATTCTGGAGTCCTTCAATTATCATAACAGGCATTAATTTCTGGttgaaatagaaaaatggaaaggaTAGGAGATTAATTTGAGGTTGTATGGACTTTACAATGCTCTCTAtcattgttaaataaattattcatttttgacATTGGTTTTCAAGCTCAGCCAATAATTTTAAATTCCTGAGACGCTCAATTTTCTACAGTCTAAATTGTACTATATATACTACACTCTGCGGGGGATACAAATGAGGTAGAAGGCACGCTCcttattgccaaaaaaaaaaagaagacactcaAAATAGATAAGCCCATGTACAGAAACTTCTACACAACTAACTACAGTTGTATATGGCATGCTacatacacgtgcacacacacatacacacacacacacacacacacaagaggtATAGAACGTTTCATGTCATATGTGAGGGTTGAGTTCCTACTCACATTATTTTAATTCaggaagcatttcttttttttaattcttgttttttattgaagcatagttgatttacaatgttagtttcaggtatacagcaaagccattcagttatacatatacatacatgtatatttttttcagattcttctccattacagctcatcacaagaaattgaatacagttccctgtggtatacaggaAGCATTTCTTGTTCAGATGAGATACCTTGACCTCCATATCATTTCACAACACTGGGAAAATGTGATCCCCTTAATGAAGCAGAAAATACAAGGATGTGCTTAAAGAAGCAGTCAAATCATCTcactcttaaggaaaaaaaaaaaaacaaccaaaacagcAAACAAACCCAAACACATGAGTCTGTTGCTTCACATAGGCCGAGGTCAGATTGGACAAGAAGAAAGCAGGGTATCACTCTCCTAGGATAGATTTTTGCCCCTCATTGGTGCTCTGTGCAGACAGGCTCCTTACATCATGCCTGGTACTTTCCTCAGACCAACCCATTGAATCTAGAGCTGTCTGTCTGCCTTCTGCCACCCTGCCCTAACCCCAGGCTCCCCATCACAAGGAGTGACACAAAGTGACTCTGCTCTCCAGAGTCAGAGACCTTGTGGTAGTTCTGATGGATCCACGTCCTCCACTCCAGCCTCTCACCAAATACTTCCAGCTTCTTCCTCCTAAACCACTCTTCAATGATGCTCTGGTCCAGGCCATGGGTTATTTCTTAGTACCACTGATACCACTGCCTCCCTGCTGAAGTTCCCAGGCTACAGACTGAAGCTAgaataaattcttttattttttcacatatagATTTGATGaatgtcattttctttcctgaaagtCTATCACAGCTACTTAACTACATTAAAGATCGAGGCTAACTTGCATTCAGATAGTCCTGCCTCAAACCACCCTGAGACACCACCTCACACCCGTCTTATCCTCCGACTACGCTACCTACCCCGTTTGTTTGTCTCAGGCACATTAGCTTACTGCTCTATTTGGGAAATCTTACCACCATCTCTGCAGAGTTTCCTCTCACTAAGtggaagagattaaaaaatcccATTTTCCTTTTACCTAAACATGAAACCTAAATCTTCTCTACTTTATTCTCTGCCTGTATAAGTTACTATATCCCTCAATGCACATACTGTTTGTGTATGAGTTCAACCTACAAGTTCTAACAAAGGGCTAATACTCGGTCCCATTTCTCCAGAACTTTGCCCAGTATCAAAGGCATATAAGTGgcctttaattgtttttttttttttaattaaaggtaatgagaaagaagagaggggaaaaggcagaagaagaagaaggggtTGTAAGCGAGCCCAGCTACAAGGCTCTTCAGAATGTTATTACATAAAGTTGGCCTTGAGTTCTGTTGAAATTTAGGATGAAAGTTCTTATCTTACTTAAATCCGTTTTTGCATCTCTTATCTTTTGACACAGTCTGTCTTGACAAGTATGAAGGATTCCTCTAATCCCAGAATAATCAAAAGCATCGATGATTGCCCACAGCTCGATGACCTAGTTCCATTATACAAATGCAggctttttgcattttcttcttaaCTTTCAATGactctatatattaaaaaaaaaaaaaaaggccaaaagcACATCTGCCGTGAAATCATAAGAACCACCATATTACCTTTCAGATTTTTGGGAATCTAAActccaatcaaaaaaaaaagtcaggagaGACGAAGTCATCCATTGCTCTCccccagcacagggcactatGCATTAGTGCGCTCAGCGCCCTGCCTGCACACCTAAAATGGCTCTTTGGCAGGGCTAGGGGCAAAGGAAATCTATTTTTGAGTCTTTATATATAAGGCTCACTGTCTGGCTGAGTCCAAAACTGTCACTTTGGCTCCTAAAGTCTAACGCTGAAAGCTTACTGAGATAAATATGGACCTTCTCATTCAGGCTGTCAGGAAATGCGTGgatctattttatttatacccttaaaaaatgatttcattttggCTTTCCTTTTTTGAAGAAGTTTCATTCCAGGACTTCATTTTGCTGACAACAGGCTGTTccttaacaagaaagaaaagtggcTCCATATTAAAAACCAGGTATGAatgtacacacaaaaaatatGGTCCGTAAGTGGCTCATTCCAAAGTCCAGCTTCTAAGTCTCCTCTGAGTCTCTTTAATTAAT
This Camelus bactrianus isolate YW-2024 breed Bactrian camel chromosome X, ASM4877302v1, whole genome shotgun sequence DNA region includes the following protein-coding sequences:
- the TNMD gene encoding tenomodulin isoform X1, with the translated sequence MAKNPPENCEDCHILNAEVFKSKKICKSLKICGLVFGILALTLIVLFWGGKHFWPETPKKTYDMEHTFYSNGEKKKIYMEIDPVTRTEIFRSGNGTDETLEVHDFKNGYTGIYFVGLQKCFIKTQIKVIPEFSEPEEEIDENEEITTTFFEQSVIWVPAEKPIENRDFLKNSKILEICDNVTMYWINPTLIAVSELQDFEEDGEDLHFPTNEKKGIEQNEQWVVPQVKAEKTRHARQASEEDLPINDYTENGIEFDPMLDERGYCCIYCRRGNRYCRRVCEPLLGYYPYPYCYQGGRVICRVIMPCNWWVARMLGRV
- the TNMD gene encoding tenomodulin isoform X2 codes for the protein MEHTFYSNGEKKKIYMEIDPVTRTEIFRSGNGTDETLEVHDFKNGYTGIYFVGLQKCFIKTQIKVIPEFSEPEEEIDENEEITTTFFEQSVIWVPAEKPIENRDFLKNSKILEICDNVTMYWINPTLIAVSELQDFEEDGEDLHFPTNEKKGIEQNEQWVVPQVKAEKTRHARQASEEDLPINDYTENGIEFDPMLDERGYCCIYCRRGNRYCRRVCEPLLGYYPYPYCYQGGRVICRVIMPCNWWVARMLGRV